One stretch of Dokdonia sp. Hel_I_53 DNA includes these proteins:
- a CDS encoding D-Ala-D-Ala carboxypeptidase family metallohydrolase has protein sequence MAIKDNRHIYIGLGTMALLMGGAFLAYKFSKSRSKSRLYKPNGIAVDFSVFDSPDLPGSGNCMDRRLIAMLHNLSVKTGYPIFSWINSGARSDAHNRKVGGVRNSSHKMPTCKAVDIRASSRTIRNNLVMAARDVGFKRIGVGNTFVHLDVDEGKSQYVAWGYPSGTAAAVNPFV, from the coding sequence ATGGCAATTAAAGACAACCGCCATATTTATATAGGATTAGGCACAATGGCGCTACTTATGGGTGGCGCTTTTTTGGCTTATAAATTTAGCAAGTCGCGTTCAAAATCTAGACTATATAAGCCAAACGGAATCGCTGTGGATTTCTCAGTCTTTGACAGTCCAGATTTACCTGGTTCTGGAAATTGTATGGATAGACGTCTTATAGCGATGCTGCACAATCTCTCGGTAAAGACCGGTTATCCTATCTTCAGTTGGATAAACTCTGGAGCACGTAGTGACGCTCACAATCGTAAAGTAGGTGGCGTGCGCAACTCTTCTCATAAAATGCCTACTTGTAAAGCTGTAGATATAAGAGCTTCTTCTAGAACAATTCGCAACAATCTGGTTATGGCCGCGCGTGATGTGGGTTTTAAACGCATAGGTGTAGGCAATACATTTGTTCATCTTGATGTAGATGAAGGTAAATCACAATATGTGGCTTGGGGTTATCCTAGTGGAACTGCTGCGGCGGTTAATCCTTTTGTGTAA